In the Quercus lobata isolate SW786 chromosome 5, ValleyOak3.0 Primary Assembly, whole genome shotgun sequence genome, one interval contains:
- the LOC115991041 gene encoding protein ACCELERATED CELL DEATH 6-like, whose product MEKDLEALKRCYMENENVGHPLTDTGDTALHVAVYTGNKELFSFLLNLAPSLSHIRNELGNTALHEAAATGNIEMAKHLLSFGESQLDIKNISGETPLFTAAASGKTDMVKFLTVDAGKSNPIKENYCTRNDSKSILEIAILGNYVDTALGLLYWDKSLLRFGPACFQRLAKMPSAFKSGHPMGILEGLIYLCLPNDDDLHLHSDTSSPKEDLECGRGWSCPRPFGCLGDHKAISMIYRTVWRFIAQGLPAIKRLWDRKKQQKRALILATILAVTYETWMVKKLEDERNEEDQSKKDQQPSCTTSSSNNPIISAARNGITEIVEVILKRNPLAIEHRNNKNENILHIAARYRRIEILDLLQHLPVSISRFKILINDDGDTILHQAAYLGEHKLRDRPGEALRLQSEIQWFKRVQKLVPPYLIKNRNKEGQTAEELFTIQHKQLVADGQEWLMRTAKACTIVAVLIATVAFTCAYTIPGGSNSKTGLPLLDTEIPFHVFTISDAVSLCFSLTSVVVFLSIMTSRMHEKDFRRSLPLKLGLGLTTLFYAVAAMMVAFAATLVLMMRERLHWAAIPIYTVTCFPVTIFIALQFRLYLNISWFTLCDVLQSLVNSLPLGKCKLCGVAIHKMSCSRIG is encoded by the exons ATGGAAAAAGATTTGGAGGCCCTGAAGAGATGCTACATGGAGAATGAAAACGTGGGTCATCCTCTGACAGACACCGGGGACACTGCACTTCATGTTGCAGTGTACACCGGCAACAAGGAATTGTTTAGTTTTTTACTTAATCTTGCACCATCTTTGTCTCATATTAGGAATGAACTTGGAAACACAGCACTTCATGAAGCGGCAGCAACTGGAAATATCGAAATGGCAAAACACTTGTTAAGTTTTGGCGAAAGCCAACTTGACATAAAAAACATTAGTGGTGAAACTCCTTTGTTTACAGCCGCTGCATCTGGTAAGACAGATATGGTTAAGTTTTTGACTGTGGATGCTGGGAAAAGCAACCCGATTAAGGAAAATTACTGCACACGAAATGACTCCAAGTCCATTCTTGAAATAGCTATCCTTGGCAACTACGTTG ATACAGCTTTGGGGTTACTATATTGGGATAAATCTCTTCTACGCTTTGGCCCGGCATGTTTTCAACGGCTAGCGAAGATGCCTTCTGCTTTCAAGAGTGGACATCCCATGGGCATATTGGAGGGACTGATCTATCTTT GCCTTCCAAATGATGATGATCTTCATCTTCACAGTGACACTTCAAGTCCAAAAGAGGATCTTGAATGTGGCCGTGGCTGGAGTTGTCCCCGCCCATTTGGCTGCTTAGGTGACCATAAAG CCATATCAATGATATACCGCACTGTTTGGAGGTTCATAGCTCAAG GATTGCCAGCAATTAAAAGACTTTGGGACAGAAAAAAGCAACAAAAGAGAGCGCTGATACTTGCTACAATTCTAGCTGTAACTTACGAGACATGGATGGTTAAAAAGCTTGAGGATGAAAGAAACGAAGAAGATCAAAGTAAGAAAGATCAGCAACCTTCCTGTACTACTTCATCTTCTAATAATCCAATAATTTCAGCTGCAAGAAATGGGATCACAGAGATTGTAGAGGTCATTCTTAAAAGGAATCCTCTAGCAATTGAACAcagaaataacaaaaatgagAACATACTTCACATTGCAGCAAGATATCGAAGGATAGAAATCTTGGATCTTCTTCAGCATTTGCCTGTTTCAATATCGAGGTTTAAAATATTGATCAATGACGATGGTGACACCATTTTGCATCAAGCTGCATACTTGGGTGAGCATAAGTTGAGGGACAGGCCAGGGGAAGCCCTCCGCTTGCAGTCCGAGATACAATGGTTCAAG CGAGTGCAGAAACTTGTACCTCCATATTTGATCAAAAACCGAAATAAAGAAGGTCAGACTGCTGAAGAATTGTTCACCATCCAACATAAGCAACTGGTGGCAGATGGCCAAGAATGGCTAATGCGAACAGCAAAGGCATGCACTATAGTTGCTGTCCTAATAGCAACCGTTGCTTTTACCTGTGCCTACACCATCCCTGGCGGTTCCAACTCAAAAACAGGACTTCCATTGCTCGACACAGAAATTCCATTTCACGTTTTCACAATCTCAGATGCGGTATCGCTCTGTTTCTCCCTGACTTCTGTGGTCGTGTTCCTTTCCATTATGACATCGAGAATGCACGAAAAGGATTTCAGGAGGTCTCTGCCATTGAAGCTAGGCTTGGGACTGACCACATTGTTTTATGCCGTAGCAGCCATGATGGTTGCTTTTGCTGCTACACTAGTGCTTATGATGCGAGAGAGGCTACATTGGGCTGCAATTCCAATTTACACTGTCACTTGCTTCCCAGTTACTATTTTTATTGCGCTTCAGTTCCGTCTCTATCTCAATATTTCGTGGTTTACTCTGTGTGATGTACTACAGAGTCTCgttaactctcttcctcttggAAAATGTAAGCTCTGTGGAGTAGCTATTCATAAAATGTCTTGTTCTAGAATAGGTTGA